The following are encoded together in the Thunnus albacares chromosome 7, fThuAlb1.1, whole genome shotgun sequence genome:
- the nat10 gene encoding RNA cytidine acetyltransferase, producing the protein MATVRKKVDNRIRVQIENGVALQHRTMFVVVGDRGRDQVVILHHMLSKATVRARPSVLWCYKKDLGFSSNRKKRMRQLQKKIKTGTLNLNQDDPFELFIAATNIRYCYYNETHKILGNTFGMCVLQDFEALTPNLLARTIETVEGGGIVVILLRTMNSLKQLYTMTMDVHSRYRTEAHQDVVGRFNERFILSLASCKNCLVIDDQLNILPISSHMANIKPVPPKTQEDGLSPREQELKDLKESLQDTQPVGVLVDGCRTMDQAKAVLKFIEAISEKTLRSTVTLTAARGRGKSAALGLAVAGAVAFGYSNIFVTSPSPDNLHTMFEFVFKGFDALQYQEHLDYEIIQSLNPEFNKAVVRVNIFKEHRQTIQYIHPGDAVKLGQAELLVIDEAAAIPLPLVKKLLGPYLVFMASTINGYEGTGRSLSLKLIQQLRQQSTDSQQSMSAENRNTNTARLAAARSLHEVSLHESIRYAPGDAVEKWLNELLCLDCLNIPRLISGCPLPQTCDLYYVNRDTLFCYHKASEAFLQRLMALYVASHYKNSPNDLQMLSDAPAHHLFCLLPPVPPTQNSLPEVLAVVQVCLEGEISRQSILNSLSRGKKASGDLIPWTVSEQFQDPEFGSLSGGRVVRIAVNPDYQGMGYGSRALQLLQMYYEGKFPTMDENTPSNHNEITSVSSEAVSLLEEVVTPRKELPPLLLKLSERRAERLDYLGVSYGLTTQLLKFWKKAGYTPVYLRQTPNDLTGEHSCVMVKELNTDEAPEQSQWLSAFWKDFRRRFLSLLSYQFSNFHPSMALSILQNKKTKEEMSTLSSSQLAAHFSPYDLKRLELYSRSMVDYHLIMDLVPSVARMFFLKQLGDVSLSAAQCALLLGIGLQHKSVDQLEKEIELPSSQLMGLFNRLIRKFVQVFTSIQEKAIEAEMTTTKEVTMEPTVRSLNDDLNEAAKEFEEKHKQDIEKVKEMDLEQYRIRGDDEEWDQVLKKAGNTSIISIKSDKKRKLDGGNAIASNGGPQHGKVKKKEMQHGKFKKNKDKHGKFGKKA; encoded by the exons ATGGCAACAGTCCGCAAGAAGGTAGACAACCGGATCCGGGTCCAGATAGAGAATGGGGTCGCTCTACAGCATCGCACCATGTTTGTGGTGGTGGGAGATCGTGGGAGAGATCAG GTTGTCATTCTGCATCACATGCTGTCTAAAGCTACCGTCAGAGCACGACCCTCCGTACTCTGGTGCTACAAAAAAGACCTCGGGTTTAGCAG CAATCGGAAGAAGCGTATGAGGCAGCTGCAAAAGAAGATTAAAACCGGCACACTGAATCTGAATCAGGATGACCCGTTTGAACTCTTCATCGCTGCAACCAACATCCGCTACTGTTACTACAATGAGACACACAAGATCCTGGGAAACACTTTTGGCATGTGTGTCTTACAG GATTTTGAAGCGCTCACTCCCAACCTGTTAGCAAGAACTATTGAGACTGTAGAAGGAGGCGGTATCGTAGTCATACTGCTACGGACAATGAACTCTCTTAAGCAGCTGTACACTATGACTATG GACGTGCACTCTCGATACAGAACTGAGGCCCATCAGGATGTGGTGGGAAGGTTCAATGAGAG GTTCATTCTGTCTCTTGCATCCTGCAAAAACTGTCTAGTCATTGATGACCAACTCAACATCCTGCCCATCTCCAGCCACATGGCAAACATCAAGCCTGTTCCTCCAAAGACTCAG gAGGACGGTTTGTCTCCTCGAGAACAGGAGCTGAAGGATCTAAAGGAGTCTCTTCAGGACACTCAACCTGTGGGTGTGCTCGTGGATGGCTGCAGGACCATGGACCAG GCCAAGGCAGTGCTGAAGTTTATTGAAGCCATCTCAGAGAAGACCCTGAGGAGCACCGTGACTCTGACTGCTGCCCGTGGTCGAGGCAAATCTGCAGCACTAGGGCTGGCTGTTGCTGGAGCTGTGGCTTTTGG CTACTCCAATATCTTTGTAACCTCACCGAGCCCAGACAACCTTCACACCATGTTTGAGTTCGTTTTCAAAGGCTTTGATGCTCTACAGTATCAG GAGCATCTTGACTATGAAATCATCCAGTCACTGAATCCAGAGTTCAACAAAGCAGTGGTGCGGGTGAACATCTTCAAAGAGCATCGACAGACTATTCAG TACATCCACCCAGGTGATGCAGTGAAACTGGGCCAGGCTGAGCTGCTGGTCATTGATGAAGCTGCAGCCATCCCTCTGCCTCTGGTTAAGAAGCTGCTGGGACCATATCTGGTTTTCATGGCCTCCACGATTAATGG GTATGAAGGCACCGGACGCTCCCTCTCCCTGAAACTGATTCAGCAGTTGAGACAGCAGAGCACGGACAGCCAGCAGAGCATGTCGGCAGAGAACAGGAACACCAACACAGCGAGGCTAGCAGCAG CTCGCTCCCTCCATGAGGTTTCTCTTCACGAGTCCATTCGGTACGCTCCAGGAGACGCTGTGGAGAAGTGGCTGAATGAGCTGCTCTGTCTGGACTGTCTCAACATTCCCAGGCTCATCTCTGGCTGCCCGCTTCCACAGACCTGCGACCT GTATTATGTGAACAGAGACACTCTGTTCTGTTACCACAAGGCATCTGAGGCTTTCCTGCAGAGGTTGATGGCCCTCTATGTGGCATCACATTACAAG AATTCCCCGAACGACCTGCAGATGTTGTCCGACGCTCCGGCCCATCACCTCTTCTGCctcttgccacctgttcctcCCACACAGAACTCACTGCCTGAGGTCCTCGCTGTGGTGCAG GTTTGTCTGGAGGGGGAAATATCCCGACAGTCCATCCTTAACAGTCTGTCAAGAGGGAAAAAGGCCTCAGGTGACCTCATTCCCTGGACTGTGTCTgaacag TTCCAAGACCCAGAGTTCGGCAGCCTCTCTGGAGGCAGAGTGGTGCGAATAGCTGTCAATCCAGACTACCAAGGG ATGGGGTACGGCTCCAGAGCGCTCCAACTGCTTCAGATGTACTATGAGGGCAAGTTCCCCACAATGGATGAGAACACACCCTCAAACCACAATGAAATCACCTCCGTCAGCAGTGAG GCCGTCAGTCTTCTGGAGGAGGTGGTCACTCCACGGAAAGAactccctcctctgctgctgaagcTGAGTGAGAGAAGAGCAGAAAGACTGGACTATCTAGGAGTTTCCTATGGCCTTACCACACAGCTGCTCAA GTTCTGGAAGAAAGCAGGTTATACTCCAGTCTACTTGAGACAAACCCCT AATGACCTGACAGGAGAGCACTCTTGTGTGATGGTGAAAGAGCTGAATACAGATGAAGCCCCGGAGCAGAGCCAGTGGCTGTCGGCCTTCTGGAAAG aTTTCCGCAGGCGcttcctgtctctcctctcctacCAGTTTAGCAACTTCCATCCGAGCATGGCACTCAGCATCCTTCAGAATAAGAAGACCAAGGAGGAGATGAGCA CACTCAGTAGCTCCCAGCTGGCAGCTCATTTCAGCCCTTATGACCTCAAACGTCTGGAGTTGTATTCGAGGAGTATGGTTGACTACCACCTCATCATGGACCTGGTCCCATCCGTGGCACGCATGTTCTTCCTCAAGCAGCTCGGTGACGTCTCCCTCTCAGCTGCACAGTGT GCGTTACTGTTGGGTATAGGATTGCAACACAAATCAGTGGACCAGCTAGAAAAGGAAATTGAACTCCCAAGCTCGCAGCTCATGGGCCTCTTCAACCGTCTCATCCGGAAGTTTGTGCAG GTCTTTACCAGCATCCAAGAAAAAGCTATTGAAGCTGAGATGACAACAACTAAAGAAGTTACCATGGAGCCAACTGTCCGAAGCCTTAATGATGATCTG AATGAGGCAGCCAAGGAGTTTGAGGAGAAACACAAGCAGGATATAGAGAAAGTGAAGGAAATGGATCTGGAACA GTACAGGATCCGTGGAGATGATGAGGAATGGGACCAGGTGTTGAAGAAAGCAGGGAACAcaagtatcatcagcataaaaag TGACAAGAAGAGGAAACTGGATGGGGGAAACGCCATCGCAAGCAATGGGGGTCCCCAGCACGGGAAAgtaaaaaagaaggaaatgcaGCACGGCAAATTCAAGAAGAACAAGGACAAGCACGGCAAATTCGGAAAGAAGGCGTAA
- the caprin1b gene encoding caprin-1b isoform X1, translating to MPSAMNANRTVQSASPDVGSAPGSMGNFALGGQSEVLKQVLCVIDKKARNMEKKKSKLDDYQVRKDKGERLNQDQLEALFKYQEIINNLEFARELQKTFIGLGQDIQKVVKKSARREQLQREEAEQRRLKTVLELQFLLDRLGDDTVRQDLKQGLGGSPLLTDADLTAFDEFYKLVGPDRDQNVRLVDQYEEASVHLWDLLEGKDKAVVGTTYKALKETLDQVLLSGYFDRVPSHQNGVCEEEEEEEPAAAAAAAAAAAAAAASAAAAAAAAAAASVAESSEAEEQTVDPETEIIEEFTEPIAVETTEFVNRQFIPDGTYSSSEKEQGDEWTTETEAVNAMQQQPVQPTPPPVALETHPLNLASPVPPTDPMVRKQVVQDLMAQMQGTYNFMQDSMLEFDGQPIDPAIVSAQPMKPAQNMDLPQMVCPPVHPESRLSQPNTVPVQPEPTQVPIVSPTPPPMYQTAHTPDPRPSTESIDPIQTSMSLSSEQPPPSTALPPASQTQVFQPVSKAPHSSGINVNAAPFQSMQTVFNLNAPVPPANETEALNQASQYQNSYNQAFSSQSQHPVEQTEMQSEQLQSVVGAFHSQDQSGGHPQPTQQGPGFARQTQSFYNSRGMSRGGPRNARGMINGYRGSSNGFRGGYDGYRPPFANTPNSGYGQTQFNTPRDYSNGNYQRDGYQQNYKRGAGQGPRGVSRGSTQAMRS from the exons ATGCCCTCAGCGATGAATGCAAACAGGACAGTGCAGTCTGCCAGCCCAGATGTGGGATCCGCTCCAGGGTCAATGGGCAATTTTGCACTCGGTGGACAGTCCGAAGTCTTGAAGCAAGTGCTGTGTGTCATTGACAAGAAGGCCCGCAACATGGAGAAGAAAAAG AGTAAACTGGATGATTATCAAGTCAGGAAGGACAAAGGGGAGCGCCTCAATCAGGACCAGCTG GAGGCCCTCTTCAAATACCAGGAAATCATAAATAACTTGGAATTTGCCCGGGAGTTGCAGAAGACATTTATTGGACTTGGACAAGAT ATCCAGAAGGTGGTGAAGAAGTCTGCACGGAGGGAGCAGCTGCAGCGGGAGgaggcagagcagaggaggCTGAAGACAGTTCTGGAGCTGCAGTTCCTCTTGGACCGGCTGGGAGATGACACCGTGCGGCAGGACCTGAAGCAGGGACTCGGAGGCTCACCGCTGCTTACAGATGCAGACCTCACAGCTTTTGATGAGTTCTACAAGTTGGTTGGGCCAGACCGTGACCAAAATGTCAG GTTGGTTGACCAGTATGAAGAAGCATCTGTACACCTCTGGGATCTACTGGAAGGGAAGGACAAGGCTGTGGTTGGAACAACAT ACAAGGCACTGAAAGAGACTTTGGACCAGGTTTTGCTGAGCGGGTACTTCGACCGGGTACCGTCTCACCAAAATGGAgtgtgtgaggaggaagaggaggaagagccagccgcagcagcagcagcggcggcggcagcggcagcagcagcagcatcagcagccgccgctgcagcagcagcagcagcagcatcagtagCTGAATCGTCAGAAGCAGAAGAGCAGACTGTTGATCCAG aaacTGAAATTATTGAGGAGTTCACAGAGCCCATTGCGGTGGAAACAACAGAG TTTGTAAACAGACAGTTCATTCCAGACGGCACATACAGCAGCAGTGAAAAGGAGCAGGGGGATGAGTGGACCACGGAAACAGAG GCAGTTAATGCcatgcagcagcagcctgtGCAGCCTACCCCTCCCCCTGTTGCCCTGGAGACCCACCCCTTGAACTTAGCGTCTCCTGTACCGCCTACTGACCCCATGGTCAGAAAGCAGGTTGTGCAGGACTTAATGGCACAGATGCAGGGAACGTACAACTTCATGCAG GACTCCATGCTGGAGTTTGACGGACAGCCTATTGACCCAGCCATCGTATCAGCCCAGCCCATGAAACCTGCGCAGAACATGGACTTACCACAGATGGTGTGTCCTCCAG TTCATCCAGAGTCCCGGCTATCGCAACCCAACACTGTTCCTGTCCAACCTGAGCCCACACAA GTCCCTATCGTCTCCCCAACACCGCCACCCATGTATCAGACCGCACACACGCCAGATCCTAGACCCTCAACGGAATCCATCGACCCCATCCAG ACCTCCATGTCCTTGTCGTCAGAGCAGCCTCCCCCCTCTACAGCTCTCCCCCCCGCCTCTCAGACGCAGGTTTTCCAGCCGGTTTCCAAAGCTCCTCACAGCAGTGGCATCAATGTCAATGCAGCACCATTCCAGTCAATGCAGACA GTGTTCAACCTCAATGCCCCAGTCCCGCCAGCTAATGAGACAGAGGCTTTGAACCAGGCCAGCCAGTACCAGAACAGCTACAACCAGGCTTTCAGCAGCCAGTCCCAGCATCCTGTGGAGCAGACAGAGATGCAGTCAGAACAACTGCAGTCTG tagtTGGTGCTTTCCATTCCCAAGACCAGTCAGGAGGTCATCCGCAGCCTACCCAGCAGGGCCCAGGTTTCGCCAGGCAGACTCAGTCCTTCTACAACAGCAGAGGCATGTCTCGTGGTGGACCCCGCAATGCCAGGGGCATGATCAATGGCTACAGAGGCTCATCAAACGGTTTCAGAG GTGGCTATGATGGTTATCGTCCTCCTTTCGCCAACACTCCAAACTCTGGTTATGGACAGACTCAGTTCAACACGCCTCGGGATTACTCCAATGGGAATTATCAGAGG GACGGTTACCAACAGAACTACAAGCGTGGAGCTGGCCAGGGACCCAGAGGGGTGTCAAGAGGCAGCACTCAGGCAATGCGATCCTGA
- the caprin1b gene encoding caprin-1b isoform X2, whose protein sequence is MPSAMNANRTVQSASPDVGSAPGSMGNFALGGQSEVLKQVLCVIDKKARNMEKKKSKLDDYQVRKDKGERLNQDQLEALFKYQEIINNLEFARELQKTFIGLGQDIQKVVKKSARREQLQREEAEQRRLKTVLELQFLLDRLGDDTVRQDLKQGLGGSPLLTDADLTAFDEFYKLVGPDRDQNVRLVDQYEEASVHLWDLLEGKDKAVVGTTYKALKETLDQVLLSGYFDRVPSHQNGVCEEEEEEEPAAAAAAAAAAAAAAASAAAAAAAAAAASVAESSEAEEQTVDPETEIIEEFTEPIAVETTEFVNRQFIPDGTYSSSEKEQGDEWTTETEAVNAMQQQPVQPTPPPVALETHPLNLASPVPPTDPMVRKQVVQDLMAQMQGTYNFMQDSMLEFDGQPIDPAIVSAQPMKPAQNMDLPQMVCPPVHPESRLSQPNTVPVQPEPTQVPIVSPTPPPMYQTAHTPDPRPSTESIDPIQTSMSLSSEQPPPSTALPPASQTQVFQPVSKAPHSSGINVNAAPFQSMQTVFNLNAPVPPANETEALNQASQYQNSYNQAFSSQSQHPVEQTEMQSEQLQSVGAFHSQDQSGGHPQPTQQGPGFARQTQSFYNSRGMSRGGPRNARGMINGYRGSSNGFRGGYDGYRPPFANTPNSGYGQTQFNTPRDYSNGNYQRDGYQQNYKRGAGQGPRGVSRGSTQAMRS, encoded by the exons ATGCCCTCAGCGATGAATGCAAACAGGACAGTGCAGTCTGCCAGCCCAGATGTGGGATCCGCTCCAGGGTCAATGGGCAATTTTGCACTCGGTGGACAGTCCGAAGTCTTGAAGCAAGTGCTGTGTGTCATTGACAAGAAGGCCCGCAACATGGAGAAGAAAAAG AGTAAACTGGATGATTATCAAGTCAGGAAGGACAAAGGGGAGCGCCTCAATCAGGACCAGCTG GAGGCCCTCTTCAAATACCAGGAAATCATAAATAACTTGGAATTTGCCCGGGAGTTGCAGAAGACATTTATTGGACTTGGACAAGAT ATCCAGAAGGTGGTGAAGAAGTCTGCACGGAGGGAGCAGCTGCAGCGGGAGgaggcagagcagaggaggCTGAAGACAGTTCTGGAGCTGCAGTTCCTCTTGGACCGGCTGGGAGATGACACCGTGCGGCAGGACCTGAAGCAGGGACTCGGAGGCTCACCGCTGCTTACAGATGCAGACCTCACAGCTTTTGATGAGTTCTACAAGTTGGTTGGGCCAGACCGTGACCAAAATGTCAG GTTGGTTGACCAGTATGAAGAAGCATCTGTACACCTCTGGGATCTACTGGAAGGGAAGGACAAGGCTGTGGTTGGAACAACAT ACAAGGCACTGAAAGAGACTTTGGACCAGGTTTTGCTGAGCGGGTACTTCGACCGGGTACCGTCTCACCAAAATGGAgtgtgtgaggaggaagaggaggaagagccagccgcagcagcagcagcggcggcggcagcggcagcagcagcagcatcagcagccgccgctgcagcagcagcagcagcagcatcagtagCTGAATCGTCAGAAGCAGAAGAGCAGACTGTTGATCCAG aaacTGAAATTATTGAGGAGTTCACAGAGCCCATTGCGGTGGAAACAACAGAG TTTGTAAACAGACAGTTCATTCCAGACGGCACATACAGCAGCAGTGAAAAGGAGCAGGGGGATGAGTGGACCACGGAAACAGAG GCAGTTAATGCcatgcagcagcagcctgtGCAGCCTACCCCTCCCCCTGTTGCCCTGGAGACCCACCCCTTGAACTTAGCGTCTCCTGTACCGCCTACTGACCCCATGGTCAGAAAGCAGGTTGTGCAGGACTTAATGGCACAGATGCAGGGAACGTACAACTTCATGCAG GACTCCATGCTGGAGTTTGACGGACAGCCTATTGACCCAGCCATCGTATCAGCCCAGCCCATGAAACCTGCGCAGAACATGGACTTACCACAGATGGTGTGTCCTCCAG TTCATCCAGAGTCCCGGCTATCGCAACCCAACACTGTTCCTGTCCAACCTGAGCCCACACAA GTCCCTATCGTCTCCCCAACACCGCCACCCATGTATCAGACCGCACACACGCCAGATCCTAGACCCTCAACGGAATCCATCGACCCCATCCAG ACCTCCATGTCCTTGTCGTCAGAGCAGCCTCCCCCCTCTACAGCTCTCCCCCCCGCCTCTCAGACGCAGGTTTTCCAGCCGGTTTCCAAAGCTCCTCACAGCAGTGGCATCAATGTCAATGCAGCACCATTCCAGTCAATGCAGACA GTGTTCAACCTCAATGCCCCAGTCCCGCCAGCTAATGAGACAGAGGCTTTGAACCAGGCCAGCCAGTACCAGAACAGCTACAACCAGGCTTTCAGCAGCCAGTCCCAGCATCCTGTGGAGCAGACAGAGATGCAGTCAGAACAACTGCAGTCTG tTGGTGCTTTCCATTCCCAAGACCAGTCAGGAGGTCATCCGCAGCCTACCCAGCAGGGCCCAGGTTTCGCCAGGCAGACTCAGTCCTTCTACAACAGCAGAGGCATGTCTCGTGGTGGACCCCGCAATGCCAGGGGCATGATCAATGGCTACAGAGGCTCATCAAACGGTTTCAGAG GTGGCTATGATGGTTATCGTCCTCCTTTCGCCAACACTCCAAACTCTGGTTATGGACAGACTCAGTTCAACACGCCTCGGGATTACTCCAATGGGAATTATCAGAGG GACGGTTACCAACAGAACTACAAGCGTGGAGCTGGCCAGGGACCCAGAGGGGTGTCAAGAGGCAGCACTCAGGCAATGCGATCCTGA